One region of Aphelocoma coerulescens isolate FSJ_1873_10779 chromosome 12, UR_Acoe_1.0, whole genome shotgun sequence genomic DNA includes:
- the GP9 gene encoding platelet glycoprotein IX encodes MELLAVLGCALGVLLPGVPAEECPSPCGCTALARGTRVDCGSRGLRSLPALPRLARSLRLHNNSLASVPAGALDSLERLQELELWGNPWHCDCRILYLKLWLEDFSAPALARLRCASPAHLRMKPLGQLTGNELGDCTTLLPTKCLQFFWRDLVLIAGVITTLILVALALKFSKKLVCQLTLGGRRLRRHISKTHKTH; translated from the coding sequence ATGGAGCTGCTGGccgtgctgggctgtgccctgggggtgctgctgccGGGGGTCCCGGCTGAGGAGTGTCCGTCCCCCTGCGGCTGCACGGCCCTGGCGCGGGGGACACGCGTGGACTGCGGCTCGCGGGGGCTGCGCTCCCtgcccgccctgccccgcctcGCCCGCAGCCTGCGCCTGCACAACAACAGCCTGGCCTCCGTGCCCGCCGGGGCCCTGGACAGCCTGGAAcgcctgcaggagctggagctctggGGCAACCCCTGGCACTGCGACTGCCGCATCCTGTACCtcaagctgtggctggaggatTTCTCCGCGCCCGCGCTCGCCCGGCTCAGGTGCGCCAGCCCCGCTCACCTGAGGATGAAGCCCCTGGGGCAGCTGACGGGGAATGAGCTGGGGGATTGTACGACGCTTCTCCCAACCAAGTGTCTTCAGTTCTTCTGGCGAGACCTCGTTTTAATTGCTGGAGTGATAACTACCCTTATTTTAGTAGCATTGGCTCTGAAATTCTCCAAGAAGCTGGTCTGCCAGCTCACCCTCGGGGGCCGGCGGCTGAGGAGGCACATCTCCAAAACGCACAAGACACACTGA
- the RAB43 gene encoding ras-related protein Rab-43, which yields MPGVAALGAGPDPEESYDFLFKLVLIGDASVGKTCLVQRFKTGAFAERQGSTIGVDFTMKSLEIQGKRVKLQIWDTAGQERFRTITQSYYRSANGAILAYDISKRGSFLSIPRWIEDVRKYAGSSIVQLLIGNKSDLSDLREVQLEEAQSLAEHYDNIICAIETSAKDSSNVEEAFVKMATELMMRHGGPMFSEKNTDSIRLDSKALVEGWGCGC from the exons ATGCCCGGAGTGGCCGCGCTGGGCGCCGGCCCCGACCCCGAGGAGAGCTACGACTTCCTCTTCAAGCTGGTGCTGATCGGGGACGCCAGCGTGGGCAAGACCTGCCTGGTGCAGCGCTTCAAGACCGGGGCCTTCGCCGAGCGCCAGGGCAGCACCATCGGCGTGGACTTCACCATGAAGAGCCTGGAGATCCAGGGCAAGCGGGTGAAG CTGCAGATCTGGGACACGGCTGGCCAGGAGAGGTTCCGGACCATCACCCAGAGTTACTATCGCAGCGCCAACGGGGCCATCCTGGCCTACGACATCAGCAAGAGAGGCTCCTTCCTGTCCATCCCTCGCTGGATCGAGGATGTCAGGAAGTACGCCGGCTCCAGCATAGTGCAGCTACTGATCG gGAACAAGTCTGACCTAAGTGACCTTAGAGAGGTTCAGCTGGAAGAAGCTCAGAGCCTGGCTGAACACTATGACAATATCATCTGTGCCATAGAGACCTCTGCGAAGGACTCCAGCAACGTGGAGGAGGCCTTTGTGAAGATGGCTACGGAGCTCATGATGAGGCATGGAGGGCCCATGTTCAGTGAGAAGAACACTGACAGCATCAGGCTTGACAGCAAAGCCCTTGTAGAAGGCTGGGGGTGTGGTTGCTGA